A single window of Macaca mulatta isolate MMU2019108-1 chromosome 17, T2T-MMU8v2.0, whole genome shotgun sequence DNA harbors:
- the CYSLTR2 gene encoding cysteinyl leukotriene receptor 2 isoform X1, with product MAHLISMERKFMSLHPSISVSEMEPNGTFSSNNNSRNCTIENFKREFFPVVYLIIFVWGVLGNGLSIYVFLQPYKKSTSVNVFMLNLAISDLLFISTLPFRADYYLRGSDWIFGDLACRIMSYSLYVNMYSSIYFLTVLSVVRFLATVHPFRLLHVTSIRSAWILCGIIWIFTMASSVMLLNNGSEQKGSVISCLELNLYTITKLQTMNYIALVVGFLLPFFTLSICYLLIIRALLKVEVPESGLRVSHRKALTTVIITLIIFFLCFLPYHTLRTLHLVKWKVDICEDRLHKAVVITLALAAANTCFNPLLYYFAGENFKDRLRSALRKGHP from the exons ATGGCTCATTTGATAAG CATGGAAAGAAAATTTATGTCCTTGCATCCATCCATCTCCGTATCAGAAATGGAACCAAATGGCACCTTCAGCAGTAACAACAACAGCAGAAACTGCACAATTGAAAACTTCAAGAGAGAATTTTTCCCAGTTGTATATCTGATAATATTTGTCTGGGGAGTCTTGGGAAATGGCTTGTCCATATATGTTTTCCTGCAGCCTTATAAGAAGTCCACATCTGTGAATGTTTTCATGCTAAATCTGGCCATTTCAGATCTCCTGTTCATAAGCACACTTCCCTTCAGGGCTGACTATTATCTTAGAGGCTCCGACTGGATATTTGGAGACCTGGCCTGCAGGATTATGTCTTATTCCTTGTATGTCAACATGTACAGCAGTATTTATTTCCTGACCGTGCTGAGTGTTGTGCGTTTCCTGGCAACTGTTCACCCCTTTCGGCTTCTGCATGTCACCAGCATCAGGAGTGCCTGGATCCTATGTGGGATCATATGGATCTTTACCATGGCTTCCTCAGTAATGCTCCTCAACAATGGCTCTGAGCAGAAGGGCAGTGTCATATCATGCTTAGAGCTGAATCTCTACACAATTACTAAGCTGCAGACCATGAACTATATTGCCTTAGTGGTGGGCTTCCTGCTGCCGTTTTTCACACTCAGCATCTGTTATCTGCTGATCATTCGGGCTCTGTTAAAAGTGGAGGTCCCAGAATCGGGGCTGCGGGTTTCTCACAGGAAGGCACTGACCACCGTCATCATCACCTTGATCATCTTCTTCTTGTGTTTCTTGCCCTATCACACACTGAGGACCCTTCACTTGGTGAAATGGAAAGTGGATATATGCGAAGACAGGCTGCATAAAGCTGTGGTTATCACACTGGCCTTGGCGGCAGCCAATACATGCTTCAATCCTCTGCTCTATTACTTTGCTGGGGAGAATTTTAAGGACAGACTAAGGTCTGCACTCCGAAAAGGCCATCCATAG
- the CYSLTR2 gene encoding cysteinyl leukotriene receptor 2 isoform X2, whose amino-acid sequence MERKFMSLHPSISVSEMEPNGTFSSNNNSRNCTIENFKREFFPVVYLIIFVWGVLGNGLSIYVFLQPYKKSTSVNVFMLNLAISDLLFISTLPFRADYYLRGSDWIFGDLACRIMSYSLYVNMYSSIYFLTVLSVVRFLATVHPFRLLHVTSIRSAWILCGIIWIFTMASSVMLLNNGSEQKGSVISCLELNLYTITKLQTMNYIALVVGFLLPFFTLSICYLLIIRALLKVEVPESGLRVSHRKALTTVIITLIIFFLCFLPYHTLRTLHLVKWKVDICEDRLHKAVVITLALAAANTCFNPLLYYFAGENFKDRLRSALRKGHP is encoded by the coding sequence ATGGAAAGAAAATTTATGTCCTTGCATCCATCCATCTCCGTATCAGAAATGGAACCAAATGGCACCTTCAGCAGTAACAACAACAGCAGAAACTGCACAATTGAAAACTTCAAGAGAGAATTTTTCCCAGTTGTATATCTGATAATATTTGTCTGGGGAGTCTTGGGAAATGGCTTGTCCATATATGTTTTCCTGCAGCCTTATAAGAAGTCCACATCTGTGAATGTTTTCATGCTAAATCTGGCCATTTCAGATCTCCTGTTCATAAGCACACTTCCCTTCAGGGCTGACTATTATCTTAGAGGCTCCGACTGGATATTTGGAGACCTGGCCTGCAGGATTATGTCTTATTCCTTGTATGTCAACATGTACAGCAGTATTTATTTCCTGACCGTGCTGAGTGTTGTGCGTTTCCTGGCAACTGTTCACCCCTTTCGGCTTCTGCATGTCACCAGCATCAGGAGTGCCTGGATCCTATGTGGGATCATATGGATCTTTACCATGGCTTCCTCAGTAATGCTCCTCAACAATGGCTCTGAGCAGAAGGGCAGTGTCATATCATGCTTAGAGCTGAATCTCTACACAATTACTAAGCTGCAGACCATGAACTATATTGCCTTAGTGGTGGGCTTCCTGCTGCCGTTTTTCACACTCAGCATCTGTTATCTGCTGATCATTCGGGCTCTGTTAAAAGTGGAGGTCCCAGAATCGGGGCTGCGGGTTTCTCACAGGAAGGCACTGACCACCGTCATCATCACCTTGATCATCTTCTTCTTGTGTTTCTTGCCCTATCACACACTGAGGACCCTTCACTTGGTGAAATGGAAAGTGGATATATGCGAAGACAGGCTGCATAAAGCTGTGGTTATCACACTGGCCTTGGCGGCAGCCAATACATGCTTCAATCCTCTGCTCTATTACTTTGCTGGGGAGAATTTTAAGGACAGACTAAGGTCTGCACTCCGAAAAGGCCATCCATAG